A DNA window from Rossellomorea marisflavi contains the following coding sequences:
- a CDS encoding ABC transporter permease: MNVNSLILKNLKKNIKNYYLYVFALVFGVALYFAFVTLQFDPALDQTKGDVKGAAAIKVSSYLLVIIVAVFLLYANTIFIKRRSREIGLFQLIGMTKNRIFNLLTVENAILYFGSMVIGILAGFSFSKLILMVLFKVTGVSSTAELRFSGDALLQTIIVFIGIYLLIMMMNAFFIKKQSILALFNVKSSTENSMKGMSIWEIIMGLCGIGLIAAGYYVSTRLFGGDFTSMTELFMAMAFILGSVILGTYFFYKGSVSFIFNVVRKQQGGYLSINQVLSLSSIMFRMKSNSLLLTVITTVSALAIGLLSLTYISYYSADKTAISQTPNHFALQDENELKIFEEALKDKEIPYDVTKIEVIQVQADLSAIMKQKENEGFQMDTRNTQMAVISDKDVKGVNLSPGETILTGYSDMLSRFIPMKDSGTILYKGKQTKVQEDYLSMEDDFYVSWKFTGGGFPIGIVDDTVFTQLKNDLNPSIQKETSLYLGVDVKETSQLKDANKLFNQTFDQETTQSISQLNNKDQQRSNMGIAMFCVAFLGLAFLVTSGCILYFKQMDESEDEKPNYTILRKLGYTRGDLLRGIQFKQLFNFGIPLMIGLLHSYFAVKSGWFFFGNDFWTPTLIVMGVYAVLYSIFGILSVLYYQKVIRDSLS, from the coding sequence ATGAACGTTAATTCGCTTATCCTGAAGAATCTGAAGAAGAACATCAAGAATTACTACCTGTATGTATTCGCCCTTGTATTCGGTGTCGCCTTGTATTTTGCGTTCGTGACGCTGCAATTCGACCCGGCACTTGATCAAACAAAGGGGGACGTAAAGGGTGCGGCCGCCATCAAGGTTTCTTCTTACCTCCTGGTGATCATCGTGGCGGTCTTTCTCCTGTATGCGAATACCATTTTCATCAAAAGGAGGAGCCGGGAAATCGGGCTGTTCCAGCTCATCGGGATGACTAAAAACCGGATCTTCAACCTGTTGACCGTAGAAAACGCCATCCTTTACTTCGGTTCGATGGTGATCGGGATCCTTGCCGGGTTCTCCTTCTCGAAGTTGATCCTGATGGTCCTTTTCAAGGTGACCGGGGTGTCTTCAACCGCAGAGCTCCGATTCTCCGGAGACGCACTTCTCCAGACCATCATTGTATTCATCGGCATCTATCTCCTCATCATGATGATGAATGCCTTCTTTATCAAAAAACAATCGATCCTTGCCTTATTCAATGTGAAGTCATCAACGGAGAATTCAATGAAAGGCATGTCGATCTGGGAAATCATCATGGGGCTTTGCGGAATCGGACTGATAGCGGCGGGCTATTATGTATCTACCAGGCTCTTCGGAGGCGATTTCACCTCCATGACCGAATTATTCATGGCCATGGCGTTCATCCTTGGGTCTGTCATCCTTGGAACCTATTTCTTTTATAAAGGGTCTGTAAGCTTCATCTTCAACGTGGTCAGGAAGCAACAAGGGGGCTACCTCAGCATCAATCAGGTGTTGTCCCTCTCATCGATCATGTTCCGGATGAAATCCAACTCCCTTCTCCTTACCGTCATCACCACGGTATCGGCCCTTGCCATCGGTCTCTTATCACTGACGTATATCTCTTATTATTCAGCCGATAAAACCGCGATCAGCCAGACGCCGAACCACTTTGCCCTTCAGGATGAAAACGAACTGAAGATCTTTGAGGAGGCGCTGAAGGATAAAGAGATTCCGTACGATGTCACCAAGATCGAGGTGATACAGGTACAGGCAGATTTGTCTGCCATCATGAAGCAGAAAGAAAACGAAGGATTCCAGATGGATACCCGTAATACCCAGATGGCTGTGATCAGCGATAAGGACGTGAAGGGAGTGAATCTCTCTCCTGGCGAAACGATCCTGACGGGCTACAGTGATATGCTCAGCCGCTTCATCCCTATGAAGGATTCGGGCACGATCCTCTATAAAGGGAAGCAGACAAAGGTCCAAGAGGACTACCTGAGCATGGAGGATGATTTCTATGTTTCCTGGAAGTTCACAGGGGGAGGTTTCCCCATTGGAATCGTTGATGATACGGTATTCACCCAGCTAAAAAACGATCTGAATCCTTCCATTCAAAAGGAAACCAGTCTATATCTAGGGGTGGATGTGAAAGAAACGTCCCAGTTGAAAGATGCCAACAAGCTATTCAATCAAACGTTCGATCAGGAAACCACCCAATCCATCTCTCAACTCAACAACAAAGATCAACAACGGTCCAACATGGGGATCGCCATGTTCTGTGTTGCTTTCCTTGGACTTGCCTTCCTTGTCACATCAGGCTGCATCCTCTACTTCAAGCAGATGGATGAAAGCGAAGACGAGAAACCGAATTACACGATCCTGCGTAAGCTTGGATATACCCGTGGAGATCTTCTCCGAGGGATTCAATTCAAACAACTGTTCAACTTTGGGATTCCCCTCATGATCGGGCTCCTCCACAGCTACTTTGCCGTCAAGTCGGGCTGGTTTTTCTTCGGGAACGACTTTTGGACTCCAACCTTGATCGTCATGGGTGTGTATGCCGTTCTTTATTCCATCTTCGGCATCCTGTCGGTTCTCTATTATCAGAAAGTCATCAGGGACTCCCTGTCATGA
- a CDS encoding ABC transporter ATP-binding protein gives MSILEAVKLHKSYGNKFNKQEVLKGIDLTIEKGEFVSIMGASGSGKTTLLNVLSSIDKVTEGSIKIEGNEMTRMKEKQLAEFRKNHLGFIFQDYNLLDTLTVKENIMLPLSITKTPRKVADQKFTALASQLGINELKNKYPNQISGGQKQRTSAARAFIHDPSIIFADEPTGALDSKSASDLLNKLSDLNEKLKSTIVMVTHDPVAASYCSRVIFIKDGQIYTQLNKGHQERQAFFQDIMKTQGLLSGVQHER, from the coding sequence ATGAGCATACTGGAAGCCGTCAAATTGCATAAAAGCTATGGGAACAAATTCAATAAACAAGAGGTTTTGAAGGGAATCGATCTCACGATTGAGAAAGGGGAATTCGTGAGTATCATGGGAGCATCGGGGTCAGGTAAGACGACGCTGTTGAACGTACTGTCCTCCATCGATAAAGTAACTGAAGGCTCCATTAAGATCGAAGGCAACGAAATGACCCGCATGAAGGAAAAGCAGCTGGCCGAGTTCCGCAAGAATCACTTGGGCTTCATCTTCCAGGACTATAATCTTCTCGATACCTTGACCGTAAAGGAAAACATCATGCTTCCCCTCTCCATCACCAAGACGCCAAGGAAGGTGGCCGATCAAAAATTCACTGCTCTCGCCTCACAGCTTGGGATCAATGAACTGAAAAATAAGTATCCGAATCAGATTTCCGGTGGGCAGAAACAGCGAACATCGGCAGCGCGCGCCTTCATCCATGACCCGAGCATCATCTTCGCCGATGAGCCGACAGGTGCCCTGGATTCCAAATCGGCATCCGATCTCTTGAACAAGCTGAGCGACCTGAATGAAAAGCTGAAGTCGACCATCGTTATGGTCACCCATGATCCGGTAGCCGCAAGCTACTGCAGCCGGGTGATCTTCATCAAAGACGGGCAGATCTATACCCAGTTGAATAAAGGCCATCAGGAGCGACAAGCCTTCTTCCAGGACATCATGAAGACCCAGGGCCTCCTGAGCGGGGTACAGCATGAACGTTAA